ttttgactttttttaaagtaaaaagaggtcaatttaatattttaggataaaattgaaacacAAGGCAGACTGGGATAAAATTGGATTTTTCCTACGTCACATtgcaattgaaaataatttaaaggtGGGAGATTTTTGAGTAATTAGGCCATTTATAAACTAACTCCATAATGAGAAAAtcccatttttcaaaattttaaaatttaattttaatatttaaaagataaaaaataacgttaaaatttaattaataattaaaaatgttaaaatataattttaaattctctaattttttcgacgattgaagcaaaaccagaaatttgaagttaaaaatgaccggaaaaatcaaatgaaactAATAGATCTTGCATTTATgtgaaaaagtaaaaaaattaaattgatcgaGAAAAAGACTAAAATTGCAACTAAATCTTgaaatttgactattattacaAAAGAATTGAGTAAAATTACAACAATCAGTAAaggtttgaatttaatttacTATTAAGCCTAGAATAATTAAATAGGCTTATCATTTAATTTCTCTCTTGAACCGGATCAAAACAATGAAATATATCATTGGAACAACTACAAAATTACTCCAAAGGAATTATTCAGTTCCATAGAAATAGATAAGTGCCTATAGTAAGCATCAAGCACAGATTATTTTCATTTCAAAACAAGAATTCAATGCTAAGATCCAAAAAGATATAGAAATTATCTTTGCTTTTAATCTTAGGTTCCCAGCTTCTTCTTGAACTCCAAAATGATCTCATAAACTTTGTGTGGGTCACATAAACTGTTGGAGACAGTCTCCTTGTGCATGCATTTCTTAGCCCACTCCACAAGCTTAGGGCATTCCTTTGCCACACTAAAATTTCCAAGTGATTCAAAAGTGTGGAAGAATGTGGAAAAAGGAATGATTCCCAAATCTATGTATCCAAAGCTTTCACCTCCAAAATAGGGTTTGTCTCCAAGCTCTTTCTCCATTACTTTTAGGGCTTCAATGAACTCCTTCTTTGCTGCTTCTTTCTCTTCACCTTTGGTTGTCCACAGCTTTGCTGCTATTGGGAAAACCTGAAATTTCATAATTGTATAGTAGTATAAGTCAGAGATTAAAAAACCGGATCGTGTTCATATCGTGTcgatatatttaaataacacGGTATGACTAATACGAACATGATCCTTAATTTTATTGACAGGAACACGATATAGAATTAAACGAATTATGTGTGTAAACATGTactgtaaattttttaatctacCAAGTCTATTTTGGACATATATGACCTATTTAAtcctttcaatttttaaaacaaatatagaTCATATAAATACAATACATTTgattaattgaatataaattgcaccattatgaaattaatcaaatattaacCATGCAGACAAAATTTATATAACTTGGTTATTTAATTCGGtattatgttaaattaaataaattttccatgaaaattattaataatgatGCTGGTTGATAACGTATTTGATTGGTCAACAGACATAGACACAGCATAAAAAAACGGGTATAAACGCGATACAATATATTTTAAGGCGTgtcattaataaattaatcaatttataacacaaacacttttaatttaaactaGAGTGCTGACCTTAGTATCGAAGTGGTCGGTCCAGAACCTGGCATGAGACCTTTCGTAAGGATGCGAAGGCAGCAATGGAGATTTAGTGTTCCATTGCTCATCAATGTATTCAACAATAATTAAAGACTCACAAATTGGTTTGCCATTATGGATCAACACAGGGAGTAGCTTGTGAATTGGGTTCATTTTAAGAAGAAGATCGGTCTTGCTGCTCAATAAATCTTCATCTTTAGCTTCATATTTCAATCCTTTCTCTGCCAATGCTATTCTCACTCTTGCTGCAAATGGACTTGGATGGTAATTTACCAGAACTAACTCGTCTCCCAtatttgattgattaatttttaattttttgttttgtgtttAATGAGGTTTATTTATATGCAAATTTTTCATGGGATTAATGTTTAAGTCTAAAtatgtttcctatttttatgTTCTGTAGGAACTTTGGTGCCacataatttgataatttgaataaatCAAA
This window of the Mercurialis annua linkage group LG5, ddMerAnnu1.2, whole genome shotgun sequence genome carries:
- the LOC126682559 gene encoding probable glutathione S-transferase, which encodes MGDELVLVNYHPSPFAARVRIALAEKGLKYEAKDEDLLSSKTDLLLKMNPIHKLLPVLIHNGKPICESLIIVEYIDEQWNTKSPLLPSHPYERSHARFWTDHFDTKVFPIAAKLWTTKGEEKEAAKKEFIEALKVMEKELGDKPYFGGESFGYIDLGIIPFSTFFHTFESLGNFSVAKECPKLVEWAKKCMHKETVSNSLCDPHKVYEIILEFKKKLGT